The nucleotide window CTGTACTGTTTCTACACCGGAAGCGCAGTTACCTATAATATAGGAAAAAGCTACCTCACCGTTATGATGAAGTCCGCCGACCGTATCAATGGGCAACCAGGCTTTCACGTAATCAACCTTGACGCAGGATGAAGAAACCGTAACGCGTATATGACCGGAGCCGTCGAGCGTATCTGAAACATAGGCATCGGCATTGGCGAGCATTCCAATCTCGTAGGTTGAATCGCTGGGCATAGGCACTTCCTGATACACCACGCTGTCAAGAACTTCATGGGCAAAAAGATGATCGTGTCCGTGAAAGAAAATATTTACGCCGTTGTTTACCATAAGCTGGTGAATGGGTTCCGCCCAGCCCGGCCGTTTGGTGGTGAACCCGTAGCTGGTGCCGTTCTGCTCATAACCACCCCATTCAAAGAATGGCGCATCGGCAACACCGCCCCTGCCCTGTCCGCGCAACTGATGAGCGAACACAAATTTAAATTTAGCGGTACTCCCTTCCAGCGTATTTTTAAACCAGTTGTACTGAGTATCGCCCATGGTCCAGTCCCAGTTTTTCGGCTTCGCGGACGTATCGCACTGATAGCGGTACACATCCAGCACTACAAATAGTGCATCGCCCCAGGTCCATGCATAGTAATTCTCGGGCTGCCCCATTCCGTATGGTTCCACCTCGGTATTTCCGCTGTAAAAATTGTTCGGATAAGGGTTCGGAAAATAAAATTTCCGCCACAGCGTACTGTACACAGCCATATTATCGGGCGGCGTTTGCGCAAGATAATAATCGAATTCACCTTCGTGATTGCCCAGACAGAAATAGTAAGGCACCGAATGACAGATGGCACCGAGTATAGGCCGGTACACCCGGTGAAGGGAATCGGCCTTGCCGGAGGTGACCTGGTCAGGATGATGGTCGTCGCCGTAAGTATCGCCCATGTCCACCATAAAATCGGGATGATCGGCCGCCTGATTATTCAGGCATACTTTGTAAAGGTTCTCACATCCCTTTTTATCATAAAGGTGCACATCGGATTCAACCGTAAAGGTGAAGGTGCTTCCCGCGGCACGCTGAGTATGAAATGTATGTTCGGCACTTGCAAGAAACGTTCCGCCACCGGAGGCACGGTAGCGCGTACGGTAATAATATTTCGTATCAGGGAGCAGATTCTGCAAATCTATTTCATCGGGAGTACCGCCTGTACTGGAAATTGTGGTTGTTGCATTCGGGTACAGTCCTGTTACCGTTCCATATTCAATAAACAGGTCAACGTTCTGGCTGAACAGCACACTTACCGTGATTGAAGTGTCAGTCGGTCTGCCGAGAATTTCGTTGTATGTCTGAGCCTTGGTCAGTCCGCATCCTGCGATAAGCAGTGTTATTATTATCAGGAATTTTTTCATTATAAAAACGATTATTGTTTAATTAATTTGAGTGTCTGAACGGAGCTGCCGCTGTTCACCTTGAGGAAATATACACCTGAAGGCAGCCCGGAAAAATCCTGTTGTTCTATAAGTGCTCCGCTCCAGACAAGCTGTCCCATCGGATTCATCATTTGATACGTCATTTCACTGTTACTATTCTGCAAAGATATTTTATTTGTGAAAGGATTGGGATACGCGGCGATGGAAGGTGCAGAATGGCCATATTCACTTACCGAAGCCGGATAGATTTCAATAAAATCTCCGGGGGTAAGTACCTTGCCTGTAAATGCGGCATATGTTGGCGGATACTTGTACACTCTGAAAATAGAATTCATTGTTTCTTCAGGTCTGACAGGATTATGGGGTACTGAATCACCCTGATGCAAAGGGCCTGTATTATCCACAGGGCTGATATATTTCCATACAACCGTCCCGGAAGCGGTCACCTCATATAATGTTCCAAAGGGACCGGCGCAGATTATAGTATTTCCATTCGGCAAACGCTCGGCACCGGAAATATCATGCGCATAAAGTGATGTCGGCGGATTTGCCTGATACGTCCATGCAGGATTTGCGGGACCATAAGCAGAACCGGCAACGATGGAATAGTTACCAAATGCATCGACCGGCGGGGTGATTTCATCAACACTTGAAAAATTGCGGTTAACGCCATTATTGAAACACAAAAGGTTTCCGGCACCCGGATTACCCGGCTTTATCCATTCCACATCGTGCTGTTCATAGTATTTCTCGTCACTCACGGTTCCTGCCTGATACGTTAAGGGATTGCCCCAGCGATACAGAAGATCGCCACCCTTTCCGAATGTTCCGCCGGCATGACCCGCAGCCTCACTTGTTGTTGTACTGTGGTCAATTACCCATGCTTCGCTGTTTCCTCTTACGCTAAGAACAATCTGGTTAAATTCCGGATTGTAATCAATGCAGTTCATGTGATTCCAGAACGCAGGCAGTTTTCGATGATCTCCGGCACAGTCTATCCTTTCAGGATGAGCACTCACATCACCAAAATTATCCTTGCTATTATCAAATTCCTGAATTAGATGGTCCCATGTGTGCCATTGCCAGACAACTGTGCCTCCGGTCGGATAGGTAGGCTGAATCTCCACAACGGCGTCGGGCAGCATATATCCGTGTTGCGCAACATCCGGCTGAAAGTTTGATGTATCAAACCCGGCCTGCAGGATTTCGGCCATCGATCTTTTCTCAACAACGAGCATAATAATATTACCATTCGGCAGACGTTTGATATCATGGTGCTGCATGTAATTCGGGGTTGAATAATCCATGGACCATACAAGACTGTCATTCCAGTTATATTCTTCAATTCTGCCGCCTTCGCCACCTCCTGTACCAAGCTGTCCCTGTGTCATACACGTACGCAGCAGGTCGCCATCCTCAAGAAGATATACCGCTTGCCCCGGAGCAAACGTACTGTGTGTCCATTCATGAATTTTGCGTCCTTCATTATCAATGAGGTACGTCATCGTATTTTGTTTGGGTGCAAACAGCGTATATCCTTTAAATGTATTGGCTGTATCATTTATAAACACTCCCAGCGTCTGGGTTTGCCCGAAATTTTTATTTCCGAAAAGGATTATCATCAACATTGCTATGGGGATGATTGATATTTTTTTATTCATAAAACCTCCTTTGTTAAAATTGTTAATCTTTATCAGGTGCTGTCGGTATTTAATCGGTAATAAAGAATTTATTTGATCAGAATCATTTGTTTGCTTTGCTGCCTGTTGTCATATTTAAGAACGTAGAAGTAGGTTCCGCTCGCAACGCGGGCTCCGCTTTGGTTAGTTCCATCCCAGGTAACGGTATATTTTCCTTTAGGATAGTTTTTATCAACGATGCTTTTCACCTGATTACCTGAAAAATCAATAATATCAACGCTTACCTGCTTACTGTCTGAAACATTGAATTCAATATTTGTGATATCAGTGAACGGATTCGGATAATTCTGGTCAAGCAAATCTTCCGGTTTCTTATATCCTTCCTGTTCTTTAAAGGAAGATAAATCTGAGGGTACATAATAATCAGGAATTGAACCGGTCATTGTACTTCCCGGTGTGAGGTCATGTCCGTCAAGCGCGGGATGTGTGCTGATATACCTGTAAGCTCTGAAAACGCCGTTATATGTGGGATAATGGTCTGTCTTGATTTTCTTAATCCCGTCTCTGGTCATCGGGTTGATGTATTCCCAGACTACGCTAGTATCTGCCGGATACACCTCAAAAAAATGACCGTCGTTCATGGAACAAACCAGTGTATTGCCATTCGGCAGGCGCTGTGCACTTGAGCCTATGGTACTGAAAAATGAGGTATTGTTCTTACTTGAAAATTTCCATACAATCTGTTTTGACACGTTCTTTTTTTCTTTCATCAGGTTATTGTCGGGTGAATTCACTACGGTGTACCCGGCTGTTGGCGGATCTACAAAATTTCCGGTATTTGTTCCCGAAGAATTCAGATAAGGATTAATCTCAATAATGTATGATTGTGCTGTCAGTTCGAAAAGATTTTGCGCATTATCGAAGACCAATAAATTTCCTGCACCCGGCAAGCCCGGTCTGATCCACTGTATGTCGTGCGAACCACCAAGCTGCTTGTGCCCGGCGGTTGCTTTTTCCCAGTTGTCATTTACCGAAGGAGGATCGCCTTTGTCGTATTTTGCAGGGTCGCCAAAGCGGTATAAAAAATCGCCGGCAGCACTTGCAGCAAGGCTGATGCTGCTGTCGGAATCATTGGGGATAAAGGTGTTGCCATGGTCAATCACATAAAATTCCCCATGAACAGAGTTAATCACAATCAAGTCCTTGTCCTGATTATAATCTAAAGAATTGCAGTGATTCCAGTCGCTTTTCACAGGATTTCCGCGCATGTTCAGATTTATTCTGCCGGGTGTATTTGCTATCACCCCGTATGTGGGTAATGCCGGATACATATCCTGAACCACATGGTTGAAGAACCACCATTCCCATATTACATTTCCCTGACGGTCAACTTCAACAATTGCATCCATCTGAGGATTGGTGTATGTCTGTGACGCATCGCAACCGGCATCAAGGCATTGCTGTGATGTCAGGTCTTTGTTTGCAATATAAATGAATGTTGAGTCACCAAGTTTCGGATTAAAGATTTTTGCAAAGTCATGATGCCCGTGATAGTTTGAACGTGATTCTGTGTATTGCCATACAACGTTCCCATTCCAATCGAGTTCTTTCCATTGATTTTGATTACTGGGATTTCCACCCACCGCATCGAGCAAAGTTCCCGCTTCGGTGAAGCGCGGATTGGTGCCTATATTCCATGTGTGAACCACCTGACCTTCCATGTCAATTAAATACGACATTCCCCGCGTTCCGAACAGGGTATAGCCATCATAGGTTTTAGAGGCATCCCAGTATCTTGTTTCGGTCTTTACTAAAAAGCTCTCCTGTGCGAATATCGTGGACGCGCAAAGAAATATCATGAATATCAACAATAGCTTTTTCATAATTGAATTATTTTGGTTTAACAACTGGTTTCATTAATACTCCAATATTGAAATCTAAAAGGCATCTATTTTATCAGCACCATCTTTTTTGTATAACACCTGCTGCCAATCTGAAGCATATACGAATATATGCCACCCGGAATTTCATGTGCATTCCATTGAACACTGTGACTCCCGTTGTTCATCGTTTCATTCACTAACGTTGCCATCAGCTGCCCGCATGAATTGAAAATTTTCAGGCTCACATTTTCAGGTTCAGATAATGTAAATCGTATGGTTGTTGATGTGCTGAACGGATTGGGGAAGTTTTGCTCCAGTTGCAATCCTTCAGGGCTATTCTCACCCACACCTGTTACCTCACTGAAGTTTCGTGCAACCCTGAAGCCTACGTGGTACCATGGATGTTTAGGATCCTGCGGTCCCCTAAAATAGGACGGATCGCGGTTAGACACTCTGGAATGCCCGTCATCGACACCATTGATAATATCGCCGTTGTACCAGTTGCCACCTTTCATACCACGGTATTTCTTACCATCAGGCATTGTTGATGCAGCAGCAGAATCAGGACCTTTAGGGTTATCATAAGGACTCACGCCATAATAATTATTCTGATACCAGTCGTATATAAACTGCCATACATTTCCTGCCATATCATAGAGTCCGAATGCATTGGCACCGTTGCCGGTCTGGTAGGAAGCGGAAGTACCCGGCCAGTTGAAATCTGATTTCTGACGCAGTGTGCCGTTATAAAATCCAACGGGAGTGGTTTGCGGGAACTGCGATGGGTTCGCAATTTCATAAGGATCCAGTGAATTGGGCCAATTGGCTTTGGTGTTATCAATATCATCACCCCAGGGATATTTATAGTACGGGTTGGTTTGACCGCCACGACCGGCATATTCCCATTCTGCTTCGGTCAACAATCGGTAGCCGTTACCGGCAAAATTGCAGGTGCGTGTCTGAAAATCGAAACAACTCTGCAGACTGTTCATAGAGCTGAGCCAGTTACAGAACGCGGCAGCGCCCCACCAGCGCACGCCCACCATCGGATGGTATGCCCTGAAATCGGCCAGCGAGAATATATTATCATGATATCTGATGCTGTAAAATGACCTGTAATTATTCAGATAGCAATAAATATCGGATCCTCCCACGGCATAAACAGCACTGTCGCCGCGCACCTGAATGGTTCCTGCAAGCAATTCATAATTCAGAAAAACAAGAAACTGCTGGTTGGTAACTGTAGTAGTCGCCACGTAAAAAGAATCAATACTCACATTATGTAAAGGAATTTCATCCGTTGGATGCACAGAGTCGGTAAAACCATGATGGTCCCCCATTTCGAAAACGGCAGCAGGGATAAGCACTTCGGAGATGTTCAGGTCGCTGTTTCGAAAACCGCCCCTGACGAGCAGCACGTGCTCACTTAAGGTTTTATCATGTTGGGTAACGATGCCATAATCAATGTTAATATCCCACGCTTTCGATGCGGTTTGAAATAAGGTTGTGGACGACCAGTAATCACCCGAATTAAGACTGACAAAATAATTTGTATCAAAAGAAGGATGGAACTTTGCAATGTCATTGAGCGATTGAAGCTCTTTGATATTCGGCAGGCGCCAATCTGATTTGCCTGCCAGCGTAGAATTGTTGGCATAGGTCAACGCATCTTCCCAGGTCATGGTATTCGCTGCCTGTATCTTCTGCCATACCAATCCGGTATAGTTATCGGTAATCGTACCATTGCCGTTATCAACAAAATGGGCAACAGAAAACGTGGTTGTAATAGGATTTCTGACAGCTCTTACATGCATTTTCTTTGTTCCGCCTGCGCTCACAGTTTCAGTTTTCGGATGTGCACCAATGCCGCCACCGGCATTCACTACCCACACTTTATTGACATCATCAGCCTGTCGTTCGCTTGTCCACCAGTATTCGGCAAGTGTTTTCTTAAAATACAATGTATCAAGGGCCGGGTTTATATGACTATAATCATTGATGCTGAACAGCTCAATGCCGGTTGGAAGGCGCCAGTCGGTATAACCGGCAAGGGTGAGATTATCGCAATACGTAGTTGCATTCTCAATCGTCATCTCACCGCCATCTGTTTTTTGCCAGATGAGACCGGTGTTGTTGTCAGTAATGGTTCCGTCTCCATTATCCGTAAATGAAAGCGGATTAATCGCAAAGTCGGCGTCCTCTCCGGCGGTTGATGTGAAGCCGCTATTCTGACCGGTTTCCGGCAGTTTGAACGGCAAAAGTTTTTGGGCTTCAGCACACATAAACATCATCATGACCAGCCCTGCGACGATAATTTTTTTTAATACTGAGTAACACATAGTGCACCTCCATTATTTAGTGAATACAAACTATTTTCATGCTCTGAAATTCATTACCGCTTGTAATACGCAAGTAATAAATCCCGGATTTAAGTTCAGGTTCATTAGAATTTAGAGGAATAGAAAAACTTCCCGGTTGACAGTGGTCATCAAAAATCACAGCAACTTCTCTTCCGAGGAAATCATGAAGAGTGATTGAAACATTGTCAGCTTTTTGCAATGAAAAATTTACCAATGTTTGAATATTGAATGGATTCGGTGAAACATTTACACGTAATTCATTTTTATCAGGCAATTCAGCAAAACCATTCTGAAGCGTATCGTAGCAATTAATCGCACCGATACTGTATGATTCGGAAATATCTTTATTATGAAGTGTCCCCGTTTCCTGCGAAGGTCTCAGGGCGCGCACATAATCTACGGTAACACTGTCGGGCGAAACGCGCACGCGTAAATGTCCTGAGTTGGGAATGATAACACCATTCAAATAACCGTAATCAATTGCCTGAGGGATATTATTAAAACTGGGCAAACCGGGTTGCGGCACTTCCTGATAAATTAAACAATTTTGCTGCTGCTCGGCAAAAAGGTGGTCGTGCCCGTGAAAGAAAATATTGACATGGTTTTCTTTCAGCAATTCCTTGATTGGCTTATACCAGCCCGGTCTGTTGGCTGCCCATCCATCGGTGCTGTCAATATTCTGCCCTCCCCATTCGTAGAAGTTCGCCCACTCGGCACCACCGCGTCCTTCGGCATTTCCACCCACCAGTTGATGAATGAATACAAATTTGAACGTCGAAGACGAGCTTTCAAGGGTGTATTTTAACCAGTCGTATTGCTGTTTTCCTAAGGCCCATCGCCAGCAGTTCAGGCTGTCGGGCTTGGGCTTTGTGTTCCAGTAAGGATCCAGAACGATGAAAAGCGCATCGCCCCATTCCCACGAATAATATGCTTCACGCTGACCCACATAATTGTAATGTGTTGTATCGCCTGCGTAAAAATTATCGGGCACGGGATTCATAAAATACTTCTTACGGTATTTGGTATCCCACACAGCCATATTCTTTGAGGTGCCGTTATTGTACCAGCCCGCCTCACCTTCATGGTTGCCGAGTACAATGTATAAGGGCACGCTGTGGCACAGCGATTCGTAAAACGAACGCAGCAATTTGCAGCGGTATGGAATGGTATCTTCAGGAACATGATTGCTTGAGTCTTTCAGCTTATCAGTCATAAGAAAGTCGCCGAGTTCAATCATAAAATCAGGTGCATCCTCAAATTGATTTCTCAGGCAGCGTCGGTACAATGCGGTATCGGTCTGCGCATCCAGATGCGGATCAGCCTGAACGGTGAACGTAAACGATTCGCCCTGCGGTCTTGCCGTGTGAAAGGTATATTCAGGTCTTTCAACAATATTGATGCTTCCCGGTTTCCGATAGCGAAGCTTATAAAAATATTTGGTGTCGGGAAGCAGCCCCGTCAGATTCACTACCGCAACAGCTTCACCGGTAGAATCAGGAAATACGGATTGCCAAAGTGTAGAATCCGTGTAAACACCACTTGTGGTTCCGTAATCAGCACGGACTTCAACAGCCGTATCAAATATTGCCTTGATTGAAATGCCTGTTCTGCCCGGGCGACCGAGCATTTCGGTATGCGTGATATTTTGCCCGAAGGAAAATGAATAAAAAAGAAGAGACAAAATTAACGTAGTAAGACTTCTGTGCATGCGCCTGATTTGATGGGTTCAAATCTTATACACATGAAACGGGAAATACCCTTATCGCAATCAAAAAATAAATATTTGCGCGAATCGAGACTTGAAAAAACACCTCTGTGGTTCTCTGTGCCATCTCTGTGAACCTCTGTGCAATAATAACAAACTAACACGGAGTCTTACAGCCTTGCCTACCTAACTGCAGGCACAGAAAAATAAAAGCCTTTCTACATTGATTATCATTGGTGTAATACAGAATAACCAGAGATTTAAATAGAACAGACTCGACGCAACTTCCTGAATATTCTAAAAACAACGTTGAGATTTAGTTCTTGACGAATGGTTTGACAGTGCGCCCATTTTCGCTGACCAGTTCGAGAAAGTACATCCCGACAGGAACGTCTTTAACACTGATTTTCCCGGAAAGTACTGACTTTTGAATACTTATATTTCTGCCCGTTACGTCGAAAAGATTTACGCTTACCAAATTATCCGGATCGAAGTAAATGTAATCAAAAGCCGGATTTGGCCAAACCAAAAACTGCGCAGCTCCAATATCGTCAATACCATTGCTTCCGGTCACTTTGATAATCCATCCGTCGGCGCTGCCATGATTCAGGGTAACATCATAATCGGTTGAATAGGTAAAGCCTGTTACCACAAATACTCCGGCACTTTCTTCATAAATGCGGAAACTTTCATCCTGATCATTACCACCATAACATCCCTGCCATTGAAGCGTTCCGCTGCCATTCACCTTCGCCACCCAAAAATCGGGATTGAACAGGGCAGAATGAAAACCGGTGACATCACCATCGG belongs to Bacteroidota bacterium and includes:
- a CDS encoding aryl-sulfate sulfotransferase; the protein is MKKLLLIFMIFLCASTIFAQESFLVKTETRYWDASKTYDGYTLFGTRGMSYLIDMEGQVVHTWNIGTNPRFTEAGTLLDAVGGNPSNQNQWKELDWNGNVVWQYTESRSNYHGHHDFAKIFNPKLGDSTFIYIANKDLTSQQCLDAGCDASQTYTNPQMDAIVEVDRQGNVIWEWWFFNHVVQDMYPALPTYGVIANTPGRINLNMRGNPVKSDWNHCNSLDYNQDKDLIVINSVHGEFYVIDHGNTFIPNDSDSSISLAASAAGDFLYRFGDPAKYDKGDPPSVNDNWEKATAGHKQLGGSHDIQWIRPGLPGAGNLLVFDNAQNLFELTAQSYIIEINPYLNSSGTNTGNFVDPPTAGYTVVNSPDNNLMKEKKNVSKQIVWKFSSKNNTSFFSTIGSSAQRLPNGNTLVCSMNDGHFFEVYPADTSVVWEYINPMTRDGIKKIKTDHYPTYNGVFRAYRYISTHPALDGHDLTPGSTMTGSIPDYYVPSDLSSFKEQEGYKKPEDLLDQNYPNPFTDITNIEFNVSDSKQVSVDIIDFSGNQVKSIVDKNYPKGKYTVTWDGTNQSGARVASGTYFYVLKYDNRQQSKQMILIK
- a CDS encoding aryl-sulfate sulfotransferase encodes the protein MNKKISIIPIAMLMIILFGNKNFGQTQTLGVFINDTANTFKGYTLFAPKQNTMTYLIDNEGRKIHEWTHSTFAPGQAVYLLEDGDLLRTCMTQGQLGTGGGEGGRIEEYNWNDSLVWSMDYSTPNYMQHHDIKRLPNGNIIMLVVEKRSMAEILQAGFDTSNFQPDVAQHGYMLPDAVVEIQPTYPTGGTVVWQWHTWDHLIQEFDNSKDNFGDVSAHPERIDCAGDHRKLPAFWNHMNCIDYNPEFNQIVLSVRGNSEAWVIDHSTTTSEAAGHAGGTFGKGGDLLYRWGNPLTYQAGTVSDEKYYEQHDVEWIKPGNPGAGNLLCFNNGVNRNFSSVDEITPPVDAFGNYSIVAGSAYGPANPAWTYQANPPTSLYAHDISGAERLPNGNTIICAGPFGTLYEVTASGTVVWKYISPVDNTGPLHQGDSVPHNPVRPEETMNSIFRVYKYPPTYAAFTGKVLTPGDFIEIYPASVSEYGHSAPSIAAYPNPFTNKISLQNSNSEMTYQMMNPMGQLVWSGALIEQQDFSGLPSGVYFLKVNSGSSVQTLKLIKQ
- a CDS encoding T9SS type A sorting domain-containing protein produces the protein MKKFLIIITLLIAGCGLTKAQTYNEILGRPTDTSITVSVLFSQNVDLFIEYGTVTGLYPNATTTISSTGGTPDEIDLQNLLPDTKYYYRTRYRASGGGTFLASAEHTFHTQRAAGSTFTFTVESDVHLYDKKGCENLYKVCLNNQAADHPDFMVDMGDTYGDDHHPDQVTSGKADSLHRVYRPILGAICHSVPYYFCLGNHEGEFDYYLAQTPPDNMAVYSTLWRKFYFPNPYPNNFYSGNTEVEPYGMGQPENYYAWTWGDALFVVLDVYRYQCDTSAKPKNWDWTMGDTQYNWFKNTLEGSTAKFKFVFAHQLRGQGRGGVADAPFFEWGGYEQNGTSYGFTTKRPGWAEPIHQLMVNNGVNIFFHGHDHLFAHEVLDSVVYQEVPMPSDSTYEIGMLANADAYVSDTLDGSGHIRVTVSSSCVKVDYVKAWLPIDTVGGLHHNGEVAFSYIIGNCASGVETVQKNAAAVKVFPNPASGELNIIMPDVTGSVQFSLTNETGQILLQSDAYMFAGKAETIDVKDIANGIYFLSIKSESSVSYQKVIISR
- a CDS encoding T9SS type A sorting domain-containing protein — translated: MSLLFYSFSFGQNITHTEMLGRPGRTGISIKAIFDTAVEVRADYGTTSGVYTDSTLWQSVFPDSTGEAVAVVNLTGLLPDTKYFYKLRYRKPGSINIVERPEYTFHTARPQGESFTFTVQADPHLDAQTDTALYRRCLRNQFEDAPDFMIELGDFLMTDKLKDSSNHVPEDTIPYRCKLLRSFYESLCHSVPLYIVLGNHEGEAGWYNNGTSKNMAVWDTKYRKKYFMNPVPDNFYAGDTTHYNYVGQREAYYSWEWGDALFIVLDPYWNTKPKPDSLNCWRWALGKQQYDWLKYTLESSSSTFKFVFIHQLVGGNAEGRGGAEWANFYEWGGQNIDSTDGWAANRPGWYKPIKELLKENHVNIFFHGHDHLFAEQQQNCLIYQEVPQPGLPSFNNIPQAIDYGYLNGVIIPNSGHLRVRVSPDSVTVDYVRALRPSQETGTLHNKDISESYSIGAINCYDTLQNGFAELPDKNELRVNVSPNPFNIQTLVNFSLQKADNVSITLHDFLGREVAVIFDDHCQPGSFSIPLNSNEPELKSGIYYLRITSGNEFQSMKIVCIH
- a CDS encoding DUF1566 domain-containing protein, with amino-acid sequence MCYSVLKKIIVAGLVMMMFMCAEAQKLLPFKLPETGQNSGFTSTAGEDADFAINPLSFTDNGDGTITDNNTGLIWQKTDGGEMTIENATTYCDNLTLAGYTDWRLPTGIELFSINDYSHINPALDTLYFKKTLAEYWWTSERQADDVNKVWVVNAGGGIGAHPKTETVSAGGTKKMHVRAVRNPITTTFSVAHFVDNGNGTITDNYTGLVWQKIQAANTMTWEDALTYANNSTLAGKSDWRLPNIKELQSLNDIAKFHPSFDTNYFVSLNSGDYWSSTTLFQTASKAWDINIDYGIVTQHDKTLSEHVLLVRGGFRNSDLNISEVLIPAAVFEMGDHHGFTDSVHPTDEIPLHNVSIDSFYVATTTVTNQQFLVFLNYELLAGTIQVRGDSAVYAVGGSDIYCYLNNYRSFYSIRYHDNIFSLADFRAYHPMVGVRWWGAAAFCNWLSSMNSLQSCFDFQTRTCNFAGNGYRLLTEAEWEYAGRGGQTNPYYKYPWGDDIDNTKANWPNSLDPYEIANPSQFPQTTPVGFYNGTLRQKSDFNWPGTSASYQTGNGANAFGLYDMAGNVWQFIYDWYQNNYYGVSPYDNPKGPDSAAASTMPDGKKYRGMKGGNWYNGDIINGVDDGHSRVSNRDPSYFRGPQDPKHPWYHVGFRVARNFSEVTGVGENSPEGLQLEQNFPNPFSTSTTIRFTLSEPENVSLKIFNSCGQLMATLVNETMNNGSHSVQWNAHEIPGGIYSYMLQIGSRCYTKKMVLIK